Genomic window (Alnus glutinosa chromosome 9, dhAlnGlut1.1, whole genome shotgun sequence):
TGGGTATTTGTGCGAAAAtataatgagaaaaatgaaattgtgagataCAAAGCAAGACTTGTTGCGCAAAGTTTCCTGTAGAAACCtggtattgattatgaagaaacGTATTCCCCTGTAGTGGATGCAATTACATTTcgtttttttattagcttagtAGTTACAGAATGTTTGGATATGCATTTAATGAATGTGGTTACAAcatatttatatggatcacttgataatgatatatacatgaaaatctCTGAAGGACAAAATGCCTGAAGCATATAATTTCAAATCCCGAAGTATTTATTATATCAAGCTACAAAAATCTTTATACAGGTTAAAGCAATCTGGACGCATGTGGTACAATCGTCTTAATGAATATCTATTGAAAGAAAgatttgagaataatccaatttgtctatgcgttttcattaagaaaacaaaatctagatttgctatcattgcagtttatgtagatgatttaaatcttgttGGGACTCCAAAAGAGCTCACAAAAATTGCCACTTAtttaaaaatgagtttaagaTGAAAGATCTtagaaagacaaaattttgttttgacttACAAATTAAACATTTTCCAAATGAaattcttgttcatcaatcaacatacaCATAAAAAGTCCTGAAGcacttttacatggagaaagctCATCCTTTGAGCACTGTTGTTCGATCATTTGATGTGAAAAAAAGACATTTTTCGCCCTTGAGAAGATGACAAAGAAATTCTTATTCCTAAAGTAccatatcttagtgcaattggTGCTCTGatgtatcttgcaaattgcacacgACCTAATATAGgattttcagttaatttactaGCAAGATACAGTTCTACACCAACTCAAAGGCATTGGAATGGGGTCAAACATGTTCTATTTTATCTTTGTGGCACAACTGACATGGGAGTATTTTATCCAAGAGGTTCAAATTCACAGTTAGTTGGAAATGCTGATGCGGGTTTTCTTTCGGATCCACACAAAGGTATATCTCAAACAGAATATCTATTTACATGTGGAAGTACTGCTATTTCATGGAGATCTGTCAAGTAAACACTTGTTGTtacttcttcaaatcactcaGAGATTATTGCAATTCATGAAGCAAGTCAGGAATGCATATGGCTAAGATTAGTAATTCAACACATTCGAGAAAAGTGTGGCTTATTCACAATCAAAGATAGCccgacaatattatatgaagataatgctgCTTGTATCACACATATTAGATGAAGATACATTAAAGGTGATAGAACAAAACACattttactaaaattattttatacacatgagctccagaagagtggtgatattgatgtgaagcaaatacgatcaagtgacaatttgacagatttatttaccaaaacattaccaactgcaaCATTTAATAAGTTGGTGAATAACATTGGAATGCGTCGACTCaatgatctttcatcataaacaattgaagctcTTCATCCTAATGAGAGTgagtaaaatgattatgctgattgtactctttttccttcgctaaggtttttcccactgggttttcctttgcaaggttttaatgaggtAGTCCGAAAGCATACGACGTTACACAAGAATAAtgtactcttttttctttcgcCACAAGTTTTTTCCCACTGGGTTTTTCTTGGCAAGGTTTTAACGAGGCATATTCTTAGTGTATGGCCATTCAAAAGggagtgttatgaatgcattcatgcatttgatGGATGACTATTTAGTTCCATCTTTTGGAATTatacacattcatgtcatcttttcaaattccataacattcatgtaatatatTGATGTAGCATTTTAATTCATGTACTACCATTTcatattccttaacctcccattATGATTCCATATCTATAAAAAAGAGTATTGAGTTGTATGTAAAGACATAATAATTGAGaggaatcatacatagttcctgaagaactagtttcacatattgcaatctctttatcttgtcttattattttatttgattttacaacAGCCACGTCAATTTTAAAAAGATCAAGGGCATTTTTgggttataattatttttcaaatactgttttttagaattcaaattttactaggattttattcaattttttctaattttgtgttaggttttctaaaccatccaaacataatttcaaaaaacaaattttctagatattcataattttgaatacttttcaaaaaaatcacacaccGAAACGAGTCCAAAGGTTCCTTTTAGTATTAATCGGTATTTTATAGTtgataaaaattgttttttgattGACCAATTTTATTTAGAGGCAGCAAAGcacttgaaaaatatatatgaaaaaaaaaaaaaaatcgaaacaGCCTTAGTGAAGCGGATCTAACGGGTCATCTATCCAGTTTGGTCCGGCGTACTGCGAAAGCTTTTTAAACTTGGAAGGCGCCGCACGGTTTGGAGCTTTGGCGCTACTCTCACTATAAAATgtggaaagaagaaagaaagcgaTAGTAGGGAttttgcagagagagagagagagagagatggcaaATATGGATGCTCTAGATTTTGAGTTCGAAGACGGGCTTCTCAGCTCCCCCGTTGTTACGAAGAAAAGGTTCTCACGAAAAACCTTTCCCATaccttatttctttattttattttaccctCTTTCAGTTTGAGAAAATCTCATAAACTTGTTATCTTCGTCTTCGTCATTTTTACTGCAATTGTGCATTTGGGTTTTTAGGGGCTTGCGCTataagcatttatttatttatttttattttttaatagttactgttcccttttcatttttccttaacTCAAAGTTTACTGTAGGtgcctcttctctttctctcaattATATGAAATAGAAAACTTCCTTTCCCGTTTAATGGTTTGAGCCATCATTTctcaagttctttttttttttttcctcttgtttATTATGTGAAAATTTTGGAggtaattgtgggaaaattaagttgaaaatgatcccttctcttttttcatttgttttttttttttcccgaaaatTTTCTCATTTATATCAAATCTTTAGAGTTGATTCGGAACCCAAATATGGCCGCTTTGAGTTCATGATGTTCTTTAGTAAATTGGTGAAACGCCATGTATTTCTGTACTGGAATGTCTCTTTTCAATGCTAATCAGGAAGAAGGTTATTGGATTGGATGATCTTTTGAGTGACTACTACAAAGAGAAAAGCAAACTTGTCGAGAGGGAGTCTAAACAAGCAACGGCCCAAAAAAACTACAACTCAGACGAGGATGTCAATACCAAAGAAGCTTCGCTTACTGAAGTGATTGATCAATGCCAAAATCAGGCACAGTAACTTGTCCTAtagtattcttcttcttcttcttattcttatttttaagaTATTGTCACTGTATTACATATCCTCTTTTCGTAAATGAGTATGTAAACTCTTTTATGTAGATGAGAGAAATAAGCGGTGAGGAAGATATGTCCATGTGGGGCATGCGGGTTTTTGGAAATCAGGTTACATAATCAATGAATGAAATCTCATTGCTGTGTAGCTAATTGCTTGCTTAATTATCTTAAGAGTTTGAGATTAACCCTATTTGGGATTGCTGATGGTTCTTTATGTTTGGTTCCCTCTCCATGAATTGCAGAAAGTTCCACCGCCTCTGGGTTCTCCTGAGCTTGGAAGTTGTGCGCTTTTGCAGTCTTTCATGAAGAATGAGCTCAATTCCCTGTTGGAACTCACTTCAGAAAGAGGTGGTTAATTATTTCTGTATATTTACTTATAAATTGTCACCCCTCATGCTGATTTTTCAAATGTATTACTTTTTAATTCCACACCAAAGATTTTCATACCATACATAATCTTTCAGTGAAGATTATATTCACTTACCACTTTGATATGTTCTTGCAGGAGACACTTTCCTTGAAGGATTGTTAGCAAATGGCTGGCTTTTAAAACTGGCTTTTACATGTGGTCATGTAGAAAAATCAATAGCCATGTGGGCCTTTAATTTGAGTAAGTATATGCATTACATATAGCTTGTCCAATTAATAGTCAtctaatgttttcttttttcacgtGCTTATCTTTTGGTTTATCAGTGTTATATTCATCAAAAGAGGAATTGAGGACATCTGCATGTGACTTCTGGTGTACTATCCTGTCATCAAAAGATGAGGTGAACGTATACCTTATTTTGTTTCTTGGAAGCCAAGTTTGATTGTTATACTGGAAAAGTGGAAAGGGGAAATTCTTTATGATTGGTATTCTCTGAGTCACCATGGCTTATCTGCTGTCACTTTTGACCTGGTTCATCTACAGCCTGGCCGAATTGATTGGTTCCCCAGCTATTCTGAATTAAAAGGAGCTCTTGAAATCTATGGATTTCAATTTAAGTTATCATCCAACAGAGAATCTTTGCTTGCTGGTAAGCTTTCTTGACTCTTTACCAAGTTTTGTCATGCGCCATACATATTGGACAGATTATATCTCATGAACATGATAAATTTATCTATCTTTGTCTTCTTTAGAGTGTGGTCTCAAAATCTTTTCCACTATAATCTTTGAGAAGTTGGGAAGAGTTTATATATGGGTACATAAGGTTATTATTATTGGCAAGAGATTCTTCCTTTATAATGTGAAACTACTGTAAAATGCAGAGAACTGTTGGTCTTTCTACTCTTTAGCAATATTCTGCATTTTGTCATTATGAATATGTTTGATAGATATGGTGTCACAGTAACAATTAGTAATATTAGCTTTTTTATTCTCAGTTGCTTTGTTCTCCTTTTTTCCCTCTCCCCATCTTGACACACCCTGGAATTGTTTTTGGTTCCTAAAATTCTTCATCTTACTTTGCTGTATATTGCCCATGCtgaattttatgttttaatttttctctcctTATAGATGCaatgtcttgtaaatttttcaacttttatGGCTATGAACTGAACTTGAGAACTATAGGTCTATAGCAGAtattagagaaaaataaaatttgaagaactTGACTTGGTTGGTGTCTATTTTACAAATTAGTGATAAACATAATATAGatgattgtgtgtgtgtgtgcgtacGCGCATGCATGTAAAttgtaaaatttatattataCAACTGTCATGTATCTTTTTGGGGTATCCTGTTGATAAGGATATTCACATGGGTTGTGGTGTTTGGCATGATGACGTGACAGTTATTGTCATCTTCAATAATGACCAATATGCTTATGTGCAATATGTCGCAGATTATGCTAAAATTGGAACTTTCTTCATGAAGCTGGGTTGGCCATTAACAATGCATTTGATTGTTTTATACCAAAAGATTTTAGTTATTAATGaatatcattaattaaattatagtttagaattctataagagcactagcagctgCTTCCCTTGAACTTTTCctcaatttaaggaaaaaactcactttttgctttcctattCAAATGAACTTTACAATAACTTCCCTTATTCTTTCCCTATATATTGTTGGTGTCCGGTTTGCAGAGAGAAGCAGGGTTAGGGAGCGTATTAAAATGTATATTTTCTCCTTTCTCCTCTCTCCCCTCTCCTCTCCCCAGTGGTGGTGCGTGTGGGTGCGTCCCGCtagtcttcatcctcagatatctcccttcttcctttctttctctctgtcttGTATAGGAGTGCTAAGTTAAGAGTTGTTCTGCACTCCATAGAGTTTGTTGGATTTGATCAGCTTGCGTCTCTTGGTCTTCAGTCATGTGAGCGCCGCGTGGCTGCTGCGAATCCCCTCGGGGGTTATCCTGTGGGGTTGGGTATGGAGAATCGATTCTTTGTGGAGGCGAAATCTTTCACCTTTGCTGTGGTGAAAGGGTCTGTTGACTTGAGGGTGCTGGAAAAGAGGAATGGGTTCTCGGGGTGGGTTCTGCTAGGTGAGCGTTGCGTAGCTTGGCTGTTGTTGATGGTGGAAGAGGTGCCGCGAGATCGTGGTTCCGAGTTGTTCGTGAAATCTTTCAGGGAGGGTTTGAAGGTGACCATCGTTCGGTTAGGTGGTAATAGCTCCGGCCGGTTCTTGGAGGTGGCGGTTTACGATGTGGGTGGCCGGAGAGGAATGGTAGTGTTCCCTGAAGGCCGTGACGGGCGGGGGTGGGGTCGTGTTTCTGGGGAGTTGAGCAAAGTATTGGTTTTTTTTGATTCCTCAATGGTGTCGTCATCCTCTTGTGGCCCTCTGGTGGGGAAGATATTGGGTAAG
Coding sequences:
- the LOC133877946 gene encoding uncharacterized protein LOC133877946; the protein is MANMDALDFEFEDGLLSSPVVTKKRKKVIGLDDLLSDYYKEKSKLVERESKQATAQKNYNSDEDVNTKEASLTEVIDQCQNQMREISGEEDMSMWGMRVFGNQKVPPPLGSPELGSCALLQSFMKNELNSLLELTSERGDTFLEGLLANGWLLKLAFTCGHVEKSIAMWAFNLMLYSSKEELRTSACDFWCTILSSKDEPGRIDWFPSYSELKGALEIYGFQFKLSSNRESLLAGSNCGGPPQNIRAWIRFAAACCHVRDKHSIFSTSEAEELVEVIVCLFLDHQLHGLALLLYDCLQSLISYFTDKEWKTSCNEIGKSLACRVPRDLNCLRAVECISGISTRSKQLRSAVAYQFLLGCFHDKATDEEGILQLLISINVKDKSCDLFKTYIYLVLAENWLLVSQMLENKPVINEMWCLYLRNCSCQIASTDLRSFASKVRNKASYLLQGTANK